The segment CAATTGTTGGTGGCATTATAATGATACTGTTCGGCCTGGTGATCTTTAAAAGTGCAAAAGACATTTCCACCATGGACATATCCGGAGCGGCCAGTAAAGCTAAGATCGTAAAGAATCCTATCCTTGCAGGAATTCTGACCTCTGCACTAAACCCAACCTATGTACTCTGGTGGCTTACAGCAGGAAGTGCCATAATACTTCAGGAATACCTTATAGGAGCTATTGCAATAGTTGCATTTGTGATCGGACACTGGGTCGCAGATCTTGGTTTCCTTGTTACAGTATCCTCATCAGCAGCAAAAGGTAACGAGTTCATCTCCAGAAGAACCCACAAGAAAGTATTGTACCTATGTGGTAGTCTCATGATGATATTTGGTGGCTGGTTCATTTTCAATTACAACAAAATTTCCATGCTGATGTAATGAAAAAGAAAGTAAAAGAGCACAAAATAATATAAAAAAAAGATCAGATGAACCTGTCAAGAAGTTCATCCACTTTCTTCGGATCAGCTTTATTACTAACCAAAGGTCCTGACCTCAATACATCAAGATGGTCCTCGAACGTAGGTTTCTCATTAACGTAAAAGACACCAAGAGGTATCCTTTCTCCCCATTCCAGTGATCTTTCAAAGGCCTTCACCCGATCACCCGGATCATACCCATCACCCTCTTCTTCCATCCTGTAGACCCTTTCCGAGTACCAGCTGAAAGTGTTGAGCTTGTTAAAGGAAACACATGGCTGGAGCACGTCCACAAGAGAGAAGCCCTTATGCTGTATGGCCTTCTTGATAAGCTCAGTAAGATGAGAGACATCGCCTGCAAAACCCCTGCTTACAAATGAGCAGTCAAGAGAGATAGCAAGGGACAGTGGGTTCAGCGGTGTGTTGAATACGCCATGAGTCTGCACCTTTGTTTTCATTCCAGGCTCACTTGTAGGCGAAGCCTGCCCTTTGGTAAGACCATATATCTGGTTGTCATGAACGATCAATGTGATGTTGGGATTTCTCCTGACATTATGCAGGAAATGATTTCCACCTTCACCGTAGCAATCACCATCACCGGTAACTGCAAGCACCGTCAGTTCATGGTTGGCGACCTTGGCACCTATTGCAGGAGGCAGGGACCTTCCATGAAGCCCATTGAACAGATTGCATTTCAGGTAATGTGGCAATTTGCTTGATTGTCCGATACCTGATGTGAGCAATACCTCATCAGGAGATCTTCCAAGTTCTGCAAGAGCACGCTTCAAAGCCTTTAGAATCATGAAATTCCCGCAACCGGGACACCATTCCGTCTCAAATTCACCGTAATCATCCACACTGACCATATCAGATCACCTCCTTTTCCCTCAGCTCACGAATGATGGATTCCGGACTGTATGGTTTCCCATC is part of the Methanococcoides methylutens MM1 genome and harbors:
- a CDS encoding LysE family translocator, whose translation is MGYITEPLIIMIELIKAMILGFTIGVSAALIPGPMMFATIGLSLEKGWRSGPFVFIGHSLVEIALILLIIGGISSLIGNDTIAYMSIVGGIIMILFGLVIFKSAKDISTMDISGAASKAKIVKNPILAGILTSALNPTYVLWWLTAGSAIILQEYLIGAIAIVAFVIGHWVADLGFLVTVSSSAAKGNEFISRRTHKKVLYLCGSLMMIFGGWFIFNYNKISMLM
- a CDS encoding 2-oxoacid:ferredoxin oxidoreductase subunit beta, which codes for MVSVDDYGEFETEWCPGCGNFMILKALKRALAELGRSPDEVLLTSGIGQSSKLPHYLKCNLFNGLHGRSLPPAIGAKVANHELTVLAVTGDGDCYGEGGNHFLHNVRRNPNITLIVHDNQIYGLTKGQASPTSEPGMKTKVQTHGVFNTPLNPLSLAISLDCSFVSRGFAGDVSHLTELIKKAIQHKGFSLVDVLQPCVSFNKLNTFSWYSERVYRMEEEGDGYDPGDRVKAFERSLEWGERIPLGVFYVNEKPTFEDHLDVLRSGPLVSNKADPKKVDELLDRFI